The Pseudophaeobacter arcticus DSM 23566 genome includes a region encoding these proteins:
- a CDS encoding succinate dehydrogenase iron-sulfur subunit: MVEFALPKNSKITTGKTWPKPDGATNVRKFKIYRWNPDDGKNPQVDTYFLDMDKCGPMILDALIKIKNEIDPTLTFRRSCREGICGSCAMNVDGINTLACIYGLDEVKGDVKIYPLPHMPVVKDLIPDLTHFYAQHASIMPWLETKTNAPAKEWRQSIEDRKKLDGLYECVMCASCSTSCPSYWWNGDKYLGPAALLHAYRWIIDSRDEATPERLDQLEDPFKLYRCHTIMNCTKTCPKGLNPAEAIAHIKHMMVDRAV; this comes from the coding sequence ATGGTCGAATTCGCACTTCCGAAAAATTCCAAGATCACCACGGGGAAGACGTGGCCCAAGCCCGACGGCGCGACCAATGTGCGCAAGTTCAAGATCTATCGCTGGAACCCGGACGACGGCAAGAACCCGCAAGTGGATACCTATTTCCTGGATATGGACAAATGTGGTCCGATGATCCTGGATGCGCTGATCAAGATCAAAAACGAGATTGATCCAACCCTGACCTTCCGCCGCTCCTGCCGCGAAGGCATCTGTGGTTCCTGTGCGATGAACGTCGACGGTATCAACACGCTGGCCTGTATCTACGGGCTGGATGAGGTCAAGGGCGATGTAAAAATCTACCCGCTGCCGCATATGCCAGTGGTCAAGGACCTGATCCCGGATCTGACGCATTTTTATGCCCAGCATGCGTCGATCATGCCCTGGCTGGAAACCAAAACCAATGCCCCCGCCAAGGAATGGCGTCAGTCGATCGAGGACCGTAAAAAGCTCGACGGGCTGTATGAATGTGTGATGTGCGCCAGCTGCTCGACCTCTTGCCCCAGCTACTGGTGGAATGGCGACAAATACCTCGGGCCAGCAGCCCTGCTGCATGCCTATCGCTGGATCATCGACAGCCGTGATGAGGCCACGCCCGAGCGTCTGGACCAGCTGGAAGACCCCTTCAAGCTGTATCGCTGCCACACCATCATGAACTGCACCAAGACCTGCCCCAAGGGTCTGAACCCGGCCGAGGCAATCGCCCATATCAAACATATGATGGTTGATCGCGCCGTCTGA